In a single window of the Nocardioides sp. L-11A genome:
- a CDS encoding formylglycine-generating enzyme family protein — protein MSARGDTVDLPGGRFAMGSDAFYAEEGPVREVEVGPFAIGTTAVTNAAFARFVAETGHVTRAERLGAAVFVVPDGPVDLAEPTWWHLVRGASWRAPEGPGSDVTDRADHPVVQVDLRDAAAYAAWAGGRLPTEEEWEYAARGGSCDEYPWGPVARPGGAVPAVVWDGDFPVVGPAGWGTRPVGGHPPNGFGLHDVVGQVWEWTTTPYRERESGCCGPRGSDPLAAADPPRVLKGGSFLCADNYCRRYRPAARIALASDSASANVGFRCAFPRN, from the coding sequence GTGAGCGCGCGGGGCGACACCGTCGACCTGCCCGGCGGGCGGTTCGCGATGGGCTCCGATGCGTTCTACGCCGAGGAGGGGCCGGTCCGCGAGGTCGAGGTCGGGCCGTTCGCCATCGGCACCACTGCGGTGACCAACGCCGCGTTCGCCAGGTTCGTCGCGGAGACCGGTCACGTCACCCGTGCCGAACGACTCGGTGCGGCCGTGTTCGTCGTCCCCGACGGACCCGTCGACCTCGCCGAGCCGACCTGGTGGCACCTCGTGCGCGGCGCGTCCTGGCGCGCCCCGGAGGGCCCCGGCAGCGACGTGACCGACCGCGCCGACCATCCGGTCGTGCAGGTCGACCTCCGCGACGCCGCCGCCTACGCCGCGTGGGCCGGCGGCCGGCTGCCGACGGAGGAGGAGTGGGAGTACGCCGCCCGCGGCGGCTCGTGCGACGAGTACCCGTGGGGGCCCGTGGCCCGGCCCGGGGGAGCGGTGCCCGCCGTGGTGTGGGACGGCGACTTCCCCGTGGTCGGCCCCGCGGGGTGGGGAACGCGTCCGGTGGGCGGTCACCCGCCCAACGGCTTCGGCCTCCACGACGTCGTGGGCCAGGTGTGGGAGTGGACGACCACGCCGTACCGGGAGCGCGAGAGCGGGTGCTGTGGCCCGCGGGGGAGCGACCCGCTGGCGGCCGCGGACCCGCCGCGGGTGCTCAAGGGCGGGTCCTTCCTGTGCGCCGACAACTACTGCCGGCGCTACCGTCCCGCGGCGCGGATCGCCCTCGCGAGCGACTCCGCGAGCGCCAATGTGGGCTTCCGCTGCGCATTTCCCCGAAATTGA